Proteins encoded within one genomic window of Flavobacterium oreochromis:
- a CDS encoding transposase, which yields MRNQLHLSSLEDKITPDNPVRFIDAFVELIDLEKIGFTPVILKTEGHPSFKTEVFLKIYLYGYLNGIRSSKKLEKECIRNIEMQWLLADIRPNYHSISDFRKENPKVLKKLFKLFLSFLKDVDLITGETIAIDGTKSRAHNGKKSNFNQKKIDKHLAYIDTKTQEYLDELEKNDEKENVVKINNIQQKIARLQQNKIRYELLEKQLKVSGEPHPNSKERTDEVNKHHRIPIVSEYSVIGSVLQRFTSLSFYFVLVFSDYNSLFVLRTQRNLSC from the coding sequence TTGCGTAATCAGTTACATTTGTCCAGCTTAGAAGATAAAATAACACCCGATAATCCAGTTCGTTTTATAGATGCTTTTGTTGAATTAATAGACCTTGAAAAAATTGGATTTACACCCGTTATTTTAAAAACCGAAGGGCATCCGAGTTTTAAGACCGAAGTGTTTCTTAAAATCTATTTATATGGTTATTTAAACGGTATACGTAGCTCAAAAAAACTAGAAAAAGAATGCATTCGCAATATCGAAATGCAGTGGCTTTTAGCTGATATTCGTCCTAACTATCACAGCATTTCTGATTTCAGAAAAGAAAATCCTAAAGTACTCAAGAAACTCTTTAAACTATTTCTTTCTTTTTTAAAAGATGTAGATTTAATTACTGGTGAAACCATTGCTATTGATGGGACTAAATCTAGAGCACACAATGGCAAAAAATCGAATTTTAATCAAAAGAAAATCGATAAACACTTGGCTTATATCGACACCAAAACCCAAGAATATTTGGATGAATTAGAAAAAAATGATGAAAAAGAGAATGTAGTTAAAATCAACAATATTCAACAAAAAATAGCACGTTTACAACAAAACAAAATCAGATATGAACTCCTTGAAAAACAACTCAAAGTGAGTGGTGAGCCTCACCCGAACTCGAAGGAGCGAACTGACGAAGTAAATAAGCACCATAGAATTCCCATAGTAAGTGAATATAGCGTAATCGGTTCCGTTCTACAGAGGTTTACTTCACTGAGTTTCTATTTTGTTTTGGTGTTCAGTGATTACAATTCATTGTTCGTGCTTCGCACGCAACGAAACCTTAGCTGTTAG
- a CDS encoding HindVP family restriction endonuclease encodes MKMQKPGLFGVIHSNRDFTQADTWGKNQFNSSFPAGLTNFLASKRLENVYICLDKDLKVNHQKISAEELYGIEQNSDDLFFFF; translated from the coding sequence ATGAAAATGCAAAAACCAGGATTATTTGGAGTAATACATTCAAACAGAGATTTTACCCAAGCAGATACTTGGGGTAAGAACCAGTTTAATTCTTCATTTCCTGCGGGTTTGACAAATTTTCTTGCTTCAAAAAGGTTAGAAAATGTTTATATCTGTCTTGACAAAGACCTCAAAGTAAATCATCAAAAAATATCGGCTGAAGAGCTTTATGGTATTGAACAAAATTCAGATGATTTATTTTTTTTCTTTTGA